In Streptomyces capitiformicae, one genomic interval encodes:
- a CDS encoding acyl-CoA carboxylase subunit beta, whose amino-acid sequence MTVLTSTLDPHAPDHTANREVMLAKLAELDAEHAKALAGGGETYVERHRERGKLPARERIELLLDPDTPFLELSPLAAWGSEYTVGASLVTGIGVVEGVECLITANDPTVRGGASNPWSLKKALRANDIALANRLPCISLVESGGADLPSQKEIFIPGGAIFRDLTRLSAAGIPTIAVVFGNSTAGGAYIPGMSDHVIMVKERAKVFLGGPPLVKMATGEESDDESLGGAEMHARVSGLADHFAVDEPDAIRQARRVVARLNHRKAYEDPGPAAPPKYDAEELLGIVPGDLKAPFDPREVIARVVDASDYDEFKPLYGTSLTTGWATLHGYPVGILANAQGVLFSEESQKAAQFIQLANQRDIPLLFLHNTTGYMVGKEYEQGGIIKHGAMMINAVSNSKVPHLSVLMGASYGAGHYGMCGRAYDPRFLFAWPSAKSAVMGPQQLAGVLSIVARQSATAKGRPYDEDADAALRAMVEQQIESESLPIFLSGRLYDDGVIDPRDTRTVLGLCLSAIHTAPYEGARGGFGVFRM is encoded by the coding sequence TTGACGGTCCTCACCTCCACCCTCGACCCCCACGCCCCCGACCACACGGCGAACCGCGAGGTCATGCTCGCCAAGCTCGCCGAACTCGACGCCGAGCACGCGAAGGCCCTGGCGGGCGGCGGCGAGACGTACGTCGAACGGCACCGCGAGCGCGGCAAGTTGCCGGCCCGCGAGCGCATCGAACTGCTCCTCGACCCCGACACCCCCTTCCTGGAGCTGTCCCCGCTCGCGGCCTGGGGCAGCGAGTACACGGTGGGCGCGTCCCTCGTCACCGGCATCGGGGTCGTCGAGGGTGTCGAGTGCCTGATCACGGCCAACGACCCGACCGTACGCGGCGGCGCGAGCAACCCCTGGAGCCTGAAGAAGGCCCTCCGCGCGAACGACATCGCGCTCGCCAACCGACTGCCCTGCATCAGCCTCGTCGAGTCCGGCGGGGCCGATCTCCCCTCCCAGAAGGAGATCTTCATCCCGGGCGGCGCGATCTTCCGCGACCTCACCCGGCTCTCCGCCGCCGGAATCCCGACCATCGCCGTCGTCTTCGGTAACTCCACCGCCGGCGGCGCGTACATCCCCGGCATGTCCGACCACGTGATCATGGTCAAGGAGCGGGCGAAGGTGTTCCTCGGCGGCCCGCCCCTGGTGAAGATGGCCACCGGCGAGGAGAGCGACGACGAGTCGCTGGGCGGCGCCGAGATGCACGCGCGCGTGTCGGGCCTCGCGGACCACTTCGCCGTCGACGAGCCCGACGCCATCAGACAGGCCCGCAGGGTGGTGGCCCGCCTCAACCACCGCAAGGCGTACGAGGATCCGGGCCCCGCCGCACCTCCCAAGTACGACGCGGAGGAGTTGCTGGGCATCGTCCCGGGCGACCTGAAGGCACCCTTCGACCCCCGCGAGGTCATCGCCCGCGTCGTCGACGCCTCCGACTACGACGAGTTCAAGCCCCTCTACGGCACCAGCCTCACCACCGGCTGGGCGACCCTCCACGGCTATCCCGTCGGCATCCTCGCCAACGCCCAAGGGGTGCTGTTCAGCGAGGAGTCGCAGAAGGCCGCCCAGTTCATCCAGCTGGCCAACCAACGCGACATCCCGCTCCTCTTCCTGCACAACACCACCGGCTACATGGTCGGGAAGGAGTACGAGCAGGGCGGCATCATCAAGCACGGCGCGATGATGATCAACGCCGTCAGCAACTCGAAGGTCCCGCACCTCTCAGTCCTCATGGGTGCCTCGTACGGCGCCGGCCACTACGGCATGTGCGGACGCGCCTACGACCCCCGCTTCCTCTTCGCCTGGCCGAGCGCCAAGTCGGCCGTCATGGGCCCGCAGCAGCTGGCCGGGGTCCTCTCGATCGTCGCCCGGCAGTCGGCGACCGCGAAGGGCCGGCCGTACGACGAGGATGCGGACGCCGCCCTGCGCGCGATGGTGGAGCAGCAGATCGAGTCCGAGTCGCTCCCCATATTCCTGTCCGGGCGGCTGTACGACGACGGGGTCATCGACCCGCGCGACACCCGCACCGTCCTCGGCCTGTGCCTGTCCGCGATCCACACGGCGCCCTACGAGGGCGCGCGCGGCGGCTTCGGCGTCTTCCGGATGTGA
- a CDS encoding acetyl/propionyl/methylcrotonyl-CoA carboxylase subunit alpha, with amino-acid sequence MISTLLVANRGEIACRVFRTCGELGIQTVAVHSDADENALHARVADATVRLPGAAPADTYLRGDLIVKAALASGADAVHPGYGFLSENADFACAVLDAGLTWIGPSPEAIEAMASKTRAKTLMGLPLLGEVTEDDLPLLVKAAAGGGGRGMRVVRHLKELSAALEAARAEALSAFGDGEVFVEPYIEHGRHIEVQILADTHGTVWALGTRDCSLQRRHQKVIEEAPAPGLSEELAEELRTLSVRAARAVDYVGAGTVEFLVADDRAHFLEMNTRLQVEHPVTEAVFGLDLVAEQIRIAEGHALPTDPPRARGHAIEARLYAEDPPRDWAPQTGTLHRLAVPRGVRLDTGYEDGDLIGVHYDPMLAKAVAHAPTREEALRKLAGALEKATIHGPTTNRDLLVRSLRHKEFTTARMDTGFYDRHLTDLTKPAPDPYAPLAAALADAHGRSRFGGWRNVPSQPQTKRYALAGEEIEVRYRHTRTGLEADGARVVHADARLVVLEVAGVRRNFEVARYGDEIHVNATHLTALARFPDPTAQHAPGSLLAPMPGTVVRVAEGLTAGAAVQAGEPLLWLEAMKMEHKITAPSTGTLSALNVVPGQQVTVGSLLAVVRET; translated from the coding sequence ATGATTTCGACACTTCTCGTCGCCAACCGGGGCGAGATCGCCTGCCGGGTCTTCCGCACGTGCGGCGAGCTGGGAATCCAAACGGTCGCCGTGCACTCCGACGCCGACGAGAACGCCCTCCACGCGCGCGTGGCCGACGCGACGGTACGACTGCCGGGCGCCGCCCCCGCGGACACGTATCTCCGCGGCGACCTGATCGTGAAGGCGGCCCTCGCCTCCGGCGCCGACGCCGTCCACCCCGGCTACGGCTTCCTCTCCGAGAACGCCGACTTCGCCTGCGCGGTCCTCGACGCGGGCCTCACCTGGATCGGTCCGTCCCCGGAGGCGATCGAGGCGATGGCGTCCAAGACGCGCGCGAAGACACTCATGGGGCTCCCGTTGCTCGGGGAGGTGACGGAGGACGACCTTCCGCTACTGGTGAAGGCGGCCGCGGGCGGCGGAGGGCGCGGCATGCGCGTCGTACGCCACCTGAAGGAGCTGAGCGCCGCCCTGGAGGCAGCCCGCGCCGAAGCCCTGAGCGCCTTCGGCGACGGCGAGGTGTTCGTCGAGCCGTACATCGAGCACGGCCGCCACATCGAGGTCCAGATCCTCGCCGACACCCACGGCACCGTCTGGGCCCTCGGCACCCGCGACTGCTCCCTTCAACGCCGCCACCAGAAGGTGATCGAGGAGGCTCCTGCGCCCGGCCTCTCGGAAGAGCTCGCGGAGGAGCTGCGCACGCTGTCCGTACGCGCGGCCCGCGCGGTCGACTACGTCGGCGCCGGCACGGTCGAGTTCCTCGTCGCCGACGACAGGGCCCACTTCCTGGAGATGAACACCCGCCTCCAGGTCGAACACCCGGTGACGGAGGCGGTGTTCGGCCTCGACCTCGTGGCGGAACAGATCCGGATCGCCGAGGGCCACGCCCTGCCGACCGACCCCCCACGCGCGCGTGGCCACGCCATCGAGGCGCGTCTCTACGCCGAGGACCCACCCCGCGACTGGGCCCCGCAGACGGGCACCCTGCACCGTCTGGCGGTCCCGCGGGGAGTCCGCCTGGACACCGGCTACGAGGACGGCGACCTCATCGGCGTCCACTACGACCCCATGCTCGCGAAGGCCGTCGCCCACGCCCCGACACGCGAGGAGGCACTCCGCAAACTCGCCGGTGCCCTGGAGAAGGCGACCATCCACGGCCCGACCACCAATCGAGACCTCCTCGTCCGCTCCCTGCGCCACAAGGAGTTCACGACGGCCCGCATGGACACGGGCTTCTACGACCGCCACCTCACCGACCTCACCAAGCCCGCCCCCGACCCGTACGCCCCCCTGGCCGCCGCCCTCGCCGACGCCCACGGCCGCTCCCGCTTCGGCGGCTGGCGCAACGTTCCTTCCCAGCCCCAGACCAAGCGCTACGCGCTGGCAGGCGAGGAGATCGAGGTCCGCTACCGCCACACACGGACGGGTCTGGAGGCGGATGGGGCGCGCGTCGTCCACGCCGACGCGCGTCTCGTCGTACTCGAAGTGGCCGGCGTACGAAGGAACTTCGAGGTCGCGAGGTACGGCGACGAGATCCACGTCAACGCCACACACCTCACCGCGCTGGCCCGCTTCCCGGACCCGACAGCCCAGCACGCCCCGGGGTCCCTACTCGCCCCCATGCCGGGAACGGTCGTCCGCGTCGCCGAAGGCCTGACCGCCGGGGCCGCCGTACAGGCCGGAGAGCCCCTGCTGTGGCTGGAGGCGATGAAGATGGAACACAAGATCACAGCCCCGAGTACAGGAACGCTGAGCGCTCTGAACGTTGTACCTGGCCAACAGGTGACGGTCGGTTCTCTGCTGGCGGTGGTGCGAGAAACCTAG
- a CDS encoding acyl-CoA dehydrogenase family protein, protein MPHTHESEEHQALREAVSTLGKRHGRNFDPDQLWADAAKLGYLGVNLPEAYGGGGGGISELSIVLEELGAAGCPLLMMIVSPAICGTVIARFGTDTQKQQWLPALADGTRTMAFGITEPDAGSNSHRITTTARIAAGGNWLLTGRKVFISGVDKADATLIVGRTEDARTGALKPCLFIVPRDTPGFEYRRIPMELQATEKQFELTLDDVRLPAEALVGDENAGLLQLFAGLNPERIMTAAFAIGMGRYALAQAITYARDRTVWNQPIGAHQAIAHPLAQSHIELELARLMMRKAAYLYDAGDDVAAGEAANMAKYAAGEACVKAVDQAVHTLGGNGLTSEFGLASLITAARVSRIAPVSREMILNYVSHQTLGLPKSY, encoded by the coding sequence ATGCCCCACACCCACGAATCCGAAGAACACCAGGCCCTACGAGAAGCCGTATCCACCCTGGGCAAACGCCACGGCCGCAACTTCGACCCCGACCAACTCTGGGCCGACGCAGCCAAACTCGGCTACCTGGGCGTCAACCTGCCGGAGGCATACGGCGGCGGAGGCGGAGGAATATCCGAACTCTCAATCGTCCTGGAAGAATTGGGCGCCGCAGGCTGCCCCCTTCTCATGATGATCGTCTCCCCGGCGATCTGCGGCACAGTGATCGCCCGCTTCGGTACGGACACCCAAAAACAACAGTGGCTCCCCGCCCTGGCAGACGGCACCCGAACCATGGCCTTCGGCATCACGGAACCCGACGCCGGCTCCAACAGCCACCGCATCACCACCACCGCCCGCATAGCCGCCGGAGGCAACTGGCTGCTCACCGGCCGCAAGGTCTTCATCTCCGGCGTGGACAAGGCGGACGCGACCCTCATAGTCGGCCGCACCGAAGACGCTCGCACCGGCGCCCTCAAGCCCTGCCTCTTCATCGTCCCGCGTGACACCCCCGGCTTCGAGTACCGCCGGATCCCCATGGAACTCCAGGCCACGGAGAAGCAGTTCGAGCTGACCCTCGACGACGTACGACTGCCCGCCGAAGCCCTGGTCGGCGACGAGAACGCCGGCCTCCTCCAGCTCTTCGCCGGTCTGAACCCCGAGCGCATCATGACGGCGGCGTTCGCGATCGGCATGGGCCGGTACGCGCTCGCGCAAGCGATCACCTACGCCCGCGACCGCACCGTGTGGAACCAGCCGATCGGCGCCCACCAGGCCATCGCGCACCCCCTCGCCCAGTCCCACATCGAACTCGAACTGGCCCGCCTGATGATGCGGAAGGCGGCGTACCTCTACGACGCCGGGGACGACGTGGCGGCGGGTGAGGCCGCCAACATGGCCAAGTACGCGGCGGGGGAGGCCTGCGTGAAGGCCGTCGACCAGGCCGTGCACACCCTCGGCGGCAACGGCCTCACGAGCGAGTTCGGGCTCGCCTCGCTCATAACGGCCGCGCGCGTGTCTCGTATCGCGCCGGTGAGCCGGGAGATGATTCTCAACTACGTCTCCCACCAGACCCTGGGCTTGCCCAAGTCGTACTGA
- a CDS encoding 4-coumarate--CoA ligase family protein produces MFRSEYADVPPVELPIHEAVLGHAADFGDTPALIDGTDGTTLTYEQLDRFHRRLAAAFADAGVRKGDVLALHSPNTIAYPTAFYAATRAGATVTTVHPLSTLDELAKQLRDSGASWIVTVSPLLETARTAAERVGGVREIFVCDSAPGHRSLIDMLAVAAPEPAVDIDPATDLAALPYSSGTTGLPKGVMLTHRSIATNLAQLEPVMPSGPGDRILAVLPFFHIYGLTALMNAPLRLGATVVVLPRFDLDSYLKAIVEHRITHLYVAPPIVLALAKHPAADRYDLSTVRHILSAAAPLDAKLAVACSARLGLPPVVQGYGMTELSPCSHLVPLAQAADAPPGTVGKLIAGTEMRIVSLDDPDKDVPVGEPGEVVIRGPQVMKGYLGRPQATADMIDADGWLYTGDVAYCDADGWLYVVDRVKELIKYKGFQVAPAELEALLTTHPGIADAAVIGHYNDDGNEVPHAFVVRHPTAPDLSESEVMMYVAERVAPYKRVRHVTFIAAVPRAASGKILRRELRELRELRELRELRELRERP; encoded by the coding sequence ATGTTCCGCAGCGAGTACGCAGACGTCCCGCCCGTAGAACTCCCCATCCACGAAGCCGTCCTGGGTCACGCCGCCGACTTCGGCGACACCCCCGCCCTGATCGACGGCACCGACGGCACGACCCTCACGTACGAACAACTGGACCGGTTCCACCGACGCCTCGCCGCCGCGTTCGCCGACGCCGGCGTCCGCAAGGGCGATGTGCTCGCCCTGCACAGCCCCAACACCATCGCCTACCCGACCGCCTTCTACGCCGCCACGCGAGCGGGGGCGACGGTCACCACCGTCCACCCGCTGTCCACGTTGGACGAGCTGGCCAAGCAGCTGCGGGACTCCGGCGCGAGCTGGATCGTCACGGTCTCGCCCCTCCTCGAAACCGCCCGCACGGCCGCCGAACGCGTGGGCGGCGTACGGGAGATCTTCGTCTGCGACAGCGCCCCCGGGCACCGTTCGCTGATCGACATGCTCGCGGTCGCCGCCCCCGAACCGGCCGTCGACATCGACCCGGCGACGGACCTGGCGGCCCTCCCGTACTCCTCCGGCACGACCGGCCTCCCCAAGGGCGTGATGCTCACCCACCGGTCCATCGCCACCAACCTCGCCCAGCTCGAACCCGTGATGCCGTCCGGCCCCGGCGACCGCATCCTCGCCGTCCTGCCGTTCTTCCACATTTACGGCCTCACGGCACTCATGAACGCCCCGCTGCGGCTCGGCGCCACGGTCGTCGTCCTGCCCCGCTTCGACCTGGACTCCTACCTCAAGGCGATCGTCGAGCACCGCATCACGCACCTCTACGTGGCCCCGCCCATCGTCCTCGCCCTGGCCAAGCACCCGGCCGCCGACCGCTACGACCTCTCCACGGTCCGGCACATCCTCTCCGCCGCCGCGCCCCTGGACGCGAAGCTCGCCGTCGCCTGCTCCGCCCGCCTCGGCCTGCCGCCCGTCGTCCAGGGCTACGGCATGACCGAACTGTCCCCCTGCTCCCACCTGGTGCCCCTGGCCCAGGCCGCCGACGCGCCCCCCGGCACCGTCGGCAAGCTCATCGCCGGCACCGAGATGCGGATCGTCTCCCTCGACGACCCCGACAAGGACGTCCCCGTCGGCGAGCCCGGCGAGGTCGTCATCCGCGGCCCCCAGGTCATGAAGGGCTACCTGGGCCGCCCGCAGGCCACCGCCGACATGATCGACGCCGACGGCTGGCTGTACACCGGGGACGTGGCGTACTGCGACGCCGACGGCTGGCTCTACGTCGTCGACCGCGTCAAGGAACTGATCAAGTACAAGGGCTTCCAGGTCGCCCCCGCCGAACTCGAAGCCCTCCTGACCACCCACCCGGGCATCGCCGACGCCGCCGTCATCGGCCACTACAACGACGACGGCAACGAGGTCCCACACGCCTTCGTCGTCCGCCACCCCACGGCCCCCGACCTCTCCGAGAGCGAGGTCATGATGTACGTCGCCGAACGCGTCGCCCCGTACAAACGCGTCCGCCACGTCACCTTCATCGCCGCCGTCCCCCGCGCGGCCTCCGGCAAGATCCTCCGCCGCGAACTCCGTGAACTCCGTGAACTCCGTGAACTCCGCGAACTCCGCGAACTCAGGGAACGCCCATGA